One region of Duncaniella freteri genomic DNA includes:
- a CDS encoding SDR family oxidoreductase → MNEIFSVKDQVVVITGGTGVLGRCIGEYLATQGAKVVLMGRRKDEGDEIVAGITAKGGEAMFLVTDVMDQKVVEDNCREILAKYGRVDALLNAAGGNMSGAVIAPDQTFFDLKTEAFQKVLDLNLTGTVIPTQVFLRPMVEAGRGSIVNFSSMAAFRPMTRVCGYAAAKAGISNFTAFMANEVATKFTSAIRVNAIAPGFFITNQNRALLTNPDGSLTQRGADVIRQTPFKRFGEPEELCGTIQYLISDASAFVTGTVAVVDGGFNSFAM, encoded by the coding sequence ATGAACGAAATCTTTTCAGTAAAAGACCAGGTAGTAGTGATCACCGGCGGAACCGGTGTGCTCGGTCGTTGCATAGGTGAGTATCTTGCCACCCAGGGCGCAAAAGTTGTGCTTATGGGCCGTCGCAAGGATGAAGGCGATGAAATAGTTGCCGGCATCACCGCCAAAGGGGGCGAGGCAATGTTTCTCGTCACCGACGTTATGGACCAGAAGGTTGTAGAGGACAACTGCAGGGAGATTCTTGCTAAGTATGGCAGGGTGGACGCTCTTCTCAATGCCGCAGGTGGTAATATGAGCGGAGCTGTCATTGCTCCGGATCAGACATTCTTCGATCTTAAGACCGAGGCTTTCCAGAAGGTTCTTGACCTCAACCTCACAGGGACAGTCATCCCCACCCAGGTGTTCCTTCGCCCGATGGTCGAGGCTGGCCGTGGTTCGATAGTCAACTTCTCATCCATGGCGGCTTTCCGCCCCATGACACGTGTGTGCGGTTATGCCGCCGCCAAAGCCGGTATATCCAACTTCACAGCCTTTATGGCAAATGAGGTTGCCACTAAATTTACCTCCGCTATTCGTGTCAATGCCATCGCTCCGGGTTTCTTCATCACCAACCAGAACCGTGCGCTTCTCACCAATCCTGACGGATCGTTGACCCAGCGTGGAGCCGATGTGATACGTCAGACACCATTCAAGCGTTTTGGCGAGCCTGAGGAGCTTTGCGGTACTATTCAGTATCTCATCTCCGATGCTTCTGCTTTCGTCACCGGCACAGTTGCGGTGGTCGACGGCGGTTTCAACTCGTTTGCGATGTAG
- the uxuA gene encoding mannonate dehydratase translates to MEKTWRWFGPNDKITLDMLRQIGVEGIVTALHHIPNGEIWTLEEVEKMKSYIEDHGLRWSVVESLPVSESIKYAGPDRDELIEKYKVSLANLGKAGVKTVCYNFMPVLDWARTDLDYPNPNGTTNLYFNLGEFAYFDIHILKREGAEADYDAATLGRVAEIRETMTPEGEKRLVENIIVKTQGFVNGNISEADLDPVQKFRELLKLYDGIDAAQLRANMAYFLNAIMPVCREYDINMCVHPDDPPRPILGLPRIVTCDADIEAFLNAVPDPHNGLTFCAGSLSAGAHNDVVELARKYAKNTHFAHIRICKTLPGGDFKESSHLDPRLIEVVRIFEKERPGVPMRVDHAELMLGDADRGYNAGYSFHGRMLALGQIDGVMAACRN, encoded by the coding sequence ATGGAAAAAACATGGCGTTGGTTTGGACCCAACGACAAGATCACCCTTGATATGCTGCGTCAGATTGGCGTTGAGGGTATAGTGACCGCACTCCATCATATCCCTAACGGAGAGATATGGACTCTGGAAGAGGTCGAGAAAATGAAGAGCTACATCGAGGACCATGGTCTGAGATGGAGCGTGGTGGAGAGTCTTCCGGTATCCGAGTCCATCAAGTATGCCGGACCTGACCGTGATGAGCTTATTGAGAAGTACAAAGTCAGCCTTGCCAATCTCGGAAAGGCTGGCGTAAAGACCGTGTGCTACAATTTTATGCCAGTTCTTGACTGGGCGCGCACTGATCTTGACTATCCCAATCCCAACGGAACCACCAATCTTTACTTCAATCTTGGTGAATTCGCTTATTTCGACATCCACATCCTTAAGCGTGAGGGTGCCGAGGCTGACTACGATGCAGCTACACTCGGACGTGTAGCCGAGATACGTGAGACTATGACTCCTGAAGGGGAGAAGCGTCTTGTGGAGAACATTATTGTCAAGACTCAGGGATTTGTCAACGGAAATATTTCGGAAGCGGACCTTGATCCTGTGCAGAAGTTCCGTGAGCTCCTAAAGCTTTACGACGGAATCGATGCCGCTCAGCTGCGTGCAAATATGGCTTATTTCCTTAACGCCATCATGCCGGTGTGCCGTGAATATGACATCAATATGTGTGTGCATCCTGACGATCCCCCTCGTCCGATTCTCGGACTTCCGCGTATTGTCACCTGTGATGCCGATATCGAAGCGTTCCTTAATGCAGTGCCTGACCCTCACAACGGACTTACATTCTGTGCCGGATCGTTGAGCGCGGGAGCCCATAATGACGTTGTGGAGCTTGCCAGGAAATATGCCAAGAACACACATTTCGCTCATATCCGTATCTGCAAGACCCTTCCGGGCGGAGATTTCAAGGAGTCGTCACATCTTGATCCGAGGCTGATTGAAGTGGTGCGTATTTTTGAAAAGGAGCGTCCTGGAGTGCCTATGCGCGTCGATCATGCTGAGCTCATGCTTGGCGACGCTGACCGCGGGTACAATGCCGGATACTCATTCCACGGACGTATGCTTGCTCTCGGTCAGATTGATGGAGTGATGGCTGCATGCCGAAATTAA
- the rpmG gene encoding 50S ribosomal protein L33, giving the protein MAKKAKGNRVQVILECTEHKASGMPGTSRYITTKNRKNTTERLELKKYNPVLKRVTVHKEIK; this is encoded by the coding sequence ATGGCAAAGAAAGCTAAAGGAAATCGCGTTCAGGTCATCCTCGAATGCACCGAGCACAAGGCAAGCGGTATGCCCGGTACCTCACGATATATTACCACCAAGAACCGCAAGAACACAACTGAGCGTCTGGAGCTGAAGAAGTACAATCCCGTCCTCAAGAGAGTCACCGTACACAAGGAAATTAAATAA
- a CDS encoding 2-C-methyl-D-erythritol 4-phosphate cytidylyltransferase, translated as MKYYPESAENVHIVVAAGSGSRYGADMPKQFCDLWGRPLLMTTLERLHSSAHDARIIVVLSADMVEGWREMCAEYGFTLPHDIVTGGPSRAHSVKNAVDTLCPETVGWVTVHDAARPMVTGDMMRRLLAALDDSHPGVIPVVSVTDSIRQILPDGSSVSVDRSIYRAVQTPQLFDGHALIEAYRQEIMPSFTDDASVMEAAGYTSLALVDGDTSNIKVTNPGDIARIELNGPAA; from the coding sequence ATGAAGTATTATCCTGAATCAGCCGAGAATGTGCATATTGTGGTTGCTGCCGGAAGCGGGAGCCGTTATGGAGCCGACATGCCCAAACAGTTCTGCGACCTGTGGGGCAGACCTCTTCTTATGACCACCCTTGAACGGTTGCACTCTTCAGCTCACGATGCACGTATTATAGTAGTGCTTAGTGCCGATATGGTGGAGGGGTGGCGTGAGATGTGTGCCGAATATGGGTTCACTCTCCCTCATGATATTGTGACCGGAGGTCCCTCACGTGCTCATAGTGTGAAGAATGCTGTAGATACGTTGTGTCCTGAAACTGTGGGATGGGTTACGGTTCATGATGCTGCGCGCCCTATGGTGACCGGTGATATGATGAGGCGTCTGCTTGCGGCTCTTGATGACTCTCACCCGGGGGTGATTCCGGTAGTGTCGGTGACCGATTCCATCCGTCAGATTCTTCCAGATGGCTCTTCGGTATCAGTCGACCGTTCGATTTATCGTGCCGTTCAGACACCTCAGCTCTTTGACGGACATGCTCTGATCGAGGCATATCGTCAGGAGATCATGCCATCGTTCACCGATGATGCTTCTGTAATGGAGGCAGCCGGCTATACCTCATTGGCTCTTGTTGACGGTGATACTTCAAACATCAAAGTGACAAATCCCGGTGATATCGCACGAATAGAACTGAATGGACCGGCTGCGTAA
- the xylE gene encoding D-xylose transporter XylE, which yields MNYPQNGSKTYLFSIVLVAVLGGLLFGYDTAVISGAEKGLQAFFLGAKDFVYTDTIHGITSSSALLGCIIGSAISGFFASYFGRKRSLAIAGVFFFLSALGSYCPEFLFYEYGAPSASLLVAFNIYRILGGIGVGLASAICPMYIAEVAPSNMRGTLVSWNQFAIIFGQLVVYFVNFLILGDHTQPVIEKISETIYQVHGSSDEWTIRTGWRYMFGSEAFVAGIFTVLVCLVPESPRYLALMGKDEKALGVLSHINGYEKAKEILRQIKETTEVKSEKLFSFGVMVIFVGVMLSVFQQAVGINAVLYYAPRIFESMGMSDPMMNTVYMGIVNITFTLVAVFTVEKLGRKPLLIWGSIGMAVGAMGVALSNLVDGVAPIVPVLSIMVYSASFMFSWGPICWVLIAEIFPNTIRSAAVAIAVAFQWIFNFIVSSSFVPMYNMTLGDMGDRFGHMFAYALYGVICIIAAWFVYTLVPETKGKTLEDMTNLWRNRSGK from the coding sequence ATGAATTATCCGCAAAACGGAAGCAAGACCTACCTGTTCTCCATCGTTCTGGTGGCAGTGCTCGGCGGCTTGCTTTTCGGTTATGATACAGCCGTGATTTCAGGTGCAGAGAAAGGGCTTCAGGCATTCTTCCTTGGAGCAAAGGACTTTGTTTATACCGATACAATCCACGGCATCACATCTTCAAGTGCACTTCTCGGCTGCATTATCGGTTCAGCCATATCAGGTTTTTTCGCATCATATTTCGGTCGTAAGCGGTCGCTTGCCATCGCCGGAGTATTTTTCTTCCTGTCCGCTCTGGGCAGCTACTGTCCCGAATTCCTATTCTACGAGTATGGTGCCCCATCGGCTTCCCTGCTCGTGGCTTTTAACATATACCGCATACTTGGCGGCATCGGTGTAGGTCTCGCATCGGCAATCTGTCCTATGTATATTGCAGAAGTGGCTCCATCCAATATGCGAGGCACACTCGTGTCATGGAACCAGTTTGCTATCATTTTTGGTCAGCTTGTTGTCTACTTTGTCAACTTCCTGATCCTTGGCGATCACACCCAGCCTGTCATAGAGAAGATCTCCGAGACCATCTATCAGGTGCATGGTTCGAGCGATGAGTGGACTATCCGTACAGGATGGAGATACATGTTCGGATCAGAGGCATTCGTGGCAGGAATCTTTACTGTCCTTGTGTGCCTTGTTCCCGAATCGCCCCGCTACCTTGCGCTCATGGGCAAGGACGAAAAGGCTCTCGGAGTGCTCTCCCATATCAACGGCTATGAGAAAGCCAAGGAGATCCTCAGGCAGATCAAGGAGACAACCGAAGTCAAGAGCGAGAAGCTCTTCTCGTTCGGAGTCATGGTCATCTTTGTGGGTGTCATGCTGTCGGTGTTCCAGCAGGCAGTCGGAATCAATGCCGTGCTCTACTATGCACCCCGTATATTCGAGTCCATGGGTATGAGCGATCCTATGATGAACACAGTCTATATGGGTATTGTAAATATCACGTTCACCCTTGTGGCAGTGTTTACGGTAGAGAAACTCGGCCGCAAGCCCCTTCTTATATGGGGGTCCATCGGTATGGCTGTCGGAGCCATGGGTGTCGCGCTCAGCAACCTTGTTGACGGAGTTGCACCTATTGTCCCCGTGCTTTCTATCATGGTCTATTCAGCATCTTTCATGTTCTCGTGGGGACCGATATGCTGGGTGCTCATCGCCGAGATTTTCCCCAACACTATCCGTTCGGCAGCGGTTGCCATAGCGGTCGCTTTCCAGTGGATATTCAATTTCATTGTTTCATCGAGCTTTGTGCCGATGTACAACATGACTCTCGGAGACATGGGCGACCGCTTCGGACACATGTTCGCATATGCCCTTTATGGAGTCATCTGTATCATCGCGGCATGGTTCGTCTACACACTTGTGCCGGAGACCAAAGGCAAGACCCTTGAGGATATGACCAATCTTTGGCGTAACCGTTCCGGAAAGTAA
- a CDS encoding DUF4295 domain-containing protein — translation MAKKVVATLQKGEGRTYSKVIKVVKSAKTGAYTFQEQMVPNDAVKDILK, via the coding sequence ATGGCAAAGAAAGTCGTTGCAACCCTCCAGAAAGGTGAGGGCCGCACCTACAGCAAGGTCATCAAGGTCGTTAAGTCGGCAAAGACCGGTGCTTATACATTCCAGGAACAGATGGTTCCTAACGATGCTGTAAAGGACATACTCAAGTAA
- a CDS encoding bifunctional 4-hydroxy-2-oxoglutarate aldolase/2-dehydro-3-deoxy-phosphogluconate aldolase yields the protein MAKFDKVAVLAKMGATGVVPVFYHKDAEVAKQVVKACYEGGIRAFEFTNRGDFAHEVFAEVVKFAAKECPDMAMGVGSVVDPATAALYIQLGACFIVGPLFNPEVSRVCNRRLVPYTPGCGTVSEVGAAQETGCDLCKCFPGDVLGPKFVKGLMAPMPWTKLMVTGGVEPTKENIEGWIKAGVFCVGMGSKLFPGDKVAAQDWQYVTDKCREALGYVADARK from the coding sequence ATGGCAAAGTTTGACAAAGTAGCCGTGCTCGCCAAGATGGGAGCCACCGGTGTAGTACCCGTGTTTTATCATAAGGATGCTGAAGTCGCAAAGCAGGTAGTTAAAGCTTGTTACGAAGGTGGCATCCGCGCTTTTGAGTTCACCAACCGTGGCGACTTCGCTCATGAGGTATTTGCTGAGGTAGTGAAATTTGCCGCTAAGGAATGTCCTGATATGGCTATGGGCGTAGGCTCTGTAGTGGATCCCGCCACTGCCGCTCTTTATATACAGCTTGGGGCTTGCTTCATTGTGGGTCCATTGTTCAATCCGGAGGTGTCACGTGTGTGCAACCGCCGTCTTGTCCCATATACTCCAGGCTGTGGAACAGTGAGCGAGGTGGGTGCGGCACAGGAAACCGGTTGTGATCTTTGCAAATGTTTCCCCGGCGATGTTCTCGGACCGAAATTTGTCAAGGGTCTTATGGCACCCATGCCCTGGACCAAGCTTATGGTGACAGGTGGTGTCGAGCCTACCAAAGAGAATATCGAAGGATGGATCAAGGCAGGTGTGTTCTGCGTGGGCATGGGCTCCAAGCTCTTCCCCGGCGACAAGGTTGCGGCTCAGGACTGGCAGTATGTCACTGACAAGTGCCGTGAGGCTCTCGGCTATGTTGCTGATGCACGCAAGTGA
- a CDS encoding ROK family protein, with protein sequence MKPYVLGIDIGGTNTVFGIVDARGVVIASSSIKTLKHADVKDYIDELYENVMRLLEANDAVEKIHGIGIGAPNANYYTGMIEKLVNIPWPTPLPFAQMVSEKFGIPVAITNDANAAAIGEMTYGAARGMKNFIMITLGTGVGSGIVINGQLVYGHDGFAGELGHTIMKRNNGRLCGCGRTGCLEAYCSATGVARTAREFLEVRNEPSALRNIPVESITSKDVYDAAVNGDRLAAEIFEYTGNILGEAFADFTVFSSPEAIILFGGLAKSGDLLMRPLKESMEKNMMNMFKGKVKVLLSELKEADAAVLGASALGWEAKPLPGQA encoded by the coding sequence ATGAAACCCTATGTATTAGGTATCGATATAGGCGGTACCAACACGGTATTCGGTATCGTTGACGCCCGAGGCGTAGTGATAGCAAGCTCTTCAATAAAGACACTCAAGCATGCAGATGTGAAGGACTACATAGATGAACTCTATGAGAATGTCATGCGTCTGCTGGAGGCAAATGATGCCGTGGAGAAGATTCACGGTATCGGTATAGGTGCCCCTAATGCCAACTATTATACAGGAATGATCGAGAAACTTGTCAACATCCCATGGCCTACCCCTCTGCCTTTCGCACAGATGGTAAGCGAGAAGTTCGGCATACCTGTAGCAATCACCAATGATGCCAATGCCGCAGCCATAGGTGAAATGACCTATGGTGCCGCCCGTGGAATGAAGAACTTCATTATGATCACCCTCGGCACAGGTGTAGGATCGGGTATCGTCATCAACGGACAACTCGTGTACGGTCACGACGGTTTTGCAGGGGAGCTCGGTCACACAATCATGAAGCGCAACAACGGCCGCCTGTGTGGCTGTGGTCGCACAGGATGTCTGGAGGCATACTGTTCTGCTACAGGTGTGGCACGTACAGCGCGTGAGTTCCTTGAAGTGCGCAATGAGCCGTCAGCCCTACGCAATATACCTGTGGAGTCCATCACGTCAAAGGATGTCTATGATGCGGCTGTCAACGGTGACAGGCTCGCCGCTGAGATATTCGAATACACCGGAAATATTCTTGGCGAGGCGTTTGCCGATTTCACTGTGTTCTCCTCGCCTGAGGCTATAATCCTGTTCGGCGGTCTTGCCAAATCGGGTGATCTTCTCATGCGTCCGCTGAAGGAATCTATGGAGAAGAACATGATGAACATGTTCAAAGGCAAGGTGAAGGTGCTCCTGTCCGAACTGAAGGAGGCTGATGCAGCAGTCCTCGGGGCCAGTGCTCTCGGTTGGGAAGCCAAGCCCCTTCCCGGTCAGGCATGA
- the rpmB gene encoding 50S ribosomal protein L28, with product MSKICQITGKKAMVGNNVSHSKRRTKRKFDVNLFNKKFFWVEEQAWITLTISAAGLRTINKKGLDAAIKEAAVKGYINEVKYLDII from the coding sequence ATGTCAAAAATTTGTCAGATTACCGGCAAGAAAGCAATGGTGGGCAACAATGTGTCGCACTCAAAGCGTCGCACCAAGCGCAAGTTTGACGTAAATCTCTTCAACAAGAAATTCTTCTGGGTTGAGGAGCAAGCTTGGATCACACTGACCATCTCGGCCGCAGGTCTACGCACCATCAACAAGAAGGGCCTCGATGCAGCTATCAAAGAGGCAGCCGTAAAGGGTTACATCAACGAAGTCAAATACTTAGACATCATTTAA
- the recG gene encoding ATP-dependent DNA helicase RecG, whose translation MDRLRNTDIKFLRGMGPKRAELLDKNLGIRTYYDMLYHFPTHYVDRTSIRTVAELQGAAMDDMPSVQLKGRFVTMTVQGEGARQRLVGLFTDGTGTMEVIWFQRIKWLREHYRTATDYIVFGKPTLFNGRVNMVHPEVELPDSPLAQGGFRGVYPLTEQLRNRGFSSRTFANAATEIISGIHTLSETLPQEVIRRYNLLELRTALSAIHNPPTLAMLDKARLRLKFEELFYLQLDIQRYARRRSSSTQGFRFPRIGQFFNNFYSQFLPFPLTGAQKRVIKEIRSDMATGRQMNRLLQGDVGSGKTLVALLTMLIALDNGYQACLMAPTEILATQHFETIQALVAPMGVNVKLLTGSTRKKMRDEIDAQLLDGSLHILIGTHAVIEDRVRFRNLGYIVIDEQHRFGVAQRARLWNKNVISPHVLVMTATPIPRTLAMTVYGDLDVSVIDELPPGRKPVQTLLRYDENRLATYQGIARQLRMGRQVYIVYPLIKENEKLDLRSLEEGYENICEIYRNYRVAYVHGKLKPEEKDYQMSIFASGEAQILVSTTVIEVGVNVPNATTMLIENAERFGLSQLHQLRGRVGRGEGQSYCILMTKRKISGDTRKRLELMTATTDGFAIAEADMQMRGPGDIEGTMQSGIPFDLHIANLSTDGQVVQMARDAVCDILDADPELASPAGAMLARQLARLGSRIRDWSKIS comes from the coding sequence ATGGACCGGCTGCGTAATACCGACATAAAATTCTTGCGTGGGATGGGTCCCAAGCGTGCCGAGCTTCTTGACAAGAATCTCGGCATACGGACTTATTATGATATGCTGTATCATTTTCCTACCCATTATGTCGACCGCACATCCATACGTACGGTTGCCGAGTTGCAGGGGGCGGCTATGGATGATATGCCATCGGTTCAGCTCAAGGGAAGATTCGTCACCATGACCGTGCAGGGGGAAGGGGCCAGACAGAGGCTTGTAGGGCTTTTCACCGATGGCACAGGTACTATGGAGGTGATATGGTTCCAGCGCATAAAATGGCTGCGGGAGCATTACCGCACCGCTACGGACTATATAGTGTTCGGCAAGCCGACATTGTTCAACGGTCGTGTCAATATGGTGCACCCAGAAGTGGAGCTGCCTGATTCGCCATTGGCTCAGGGTGGTTTTCGCGGCGTGTATCCTCTCACAGAGCAGTTGCGCAACCGCGGCTTCTCGTCACGCACATTTGCAAATGCCGCCACAGAAATAATATCAGGCATCCACACTCTCTCAGAGACACTTCCTCAAGAGGTGATCAGACGGTACAACCTGCTTGAACTGCGTACGGCTCTCTCCGCGATACATAACCCTCCCACACTCGCCATGCTTGACAAGGCGAGGCTTAGATTGAAATTTGAGGAACTGTTCTATCTTCAGCTCGATATACAGCGTTATGCGCGCCGACGTTCATCCTCCACCCAGGGTTTCCGTTTTCCTCGTATCGGGCAGTTCTTCAATAATTTTTATAGCCAGTTTCTCCCTTTCCCGCTCACAGGTGCTCAGAAGAGGGTTATAAAGGAGATACGCTCCGATATGGCTACAGGGCGTCAGATGAACCGGCTTTTGCAGGGGGATGTGGGTAGCGGCAAGACCCTTGTGGCACTGCTCACAATGCTCATAGCTCTTGACAACGGTTATCAGGCTTGTCTGATGGCTCCGACCGAGATCCTTGCCACCCAGCATTTCGAGACCATTCAGGCACTTGTCGCTCCCATGGGGGTGAATGTGAAACTGCTCACAGGCTCTACGAGAAAGAAAATGCGTGACGAGATCGATGCCCAGCTGCTTGATGGGTCTCTCCATATTCTTATCGGCACCCATGCAGTGATCGAGGACCGTGTCAGATTCCGCAATCTCGGATATATTGTCATTGATGAGCAACATCGCTTCGGTGTGGCTCAGCGTGCGCGTCTGTGGAACAAGAATGTGATTTCTCCGCATGTGCTCGTGATGACGGCAACCCCTATACCACGCACACTCGCCATGACGGTCTACGGAGATCTTGATGTGAGTGTAATAGATGAGCTTCCGCCCGGACGCAAGCCTGTACAGACCCTCTTGCGCTATGATGAGAACCGCCTCGCCACATATCAGGGGATAGCGCGACAGCTCAGGATGGGGAGGCAGGTCTATATTGTGTATCCGCTTATAAAGGAGAACGAGAAGCTCGACTTGCGTTCGCTTGAGGAAGGGTATGAGAATATCTGCGAGATATACCGCAACTATCGTGTGGCATATGTCCACGGCAAACTTAAGCCTGAGGAAAAGGACTATCAGATGAGTATCTTCGCTTCAGGTGAGGCTCAGATACTTGTGAGCACGACGGTGATTGAAGTAGGGGTGAATGTGCCCAATGCCACTACTATGCTGATTGAGAATGCCGAGCGTTTCGGTCTCTCGCAGCTCCATCAGTTGCGAGGGCGTGTAGGGCGAGGGGAGGGGCAGAGCTATTGCATCCTCATGACAAAACGGAAGATCTCAGGTGACACACGCAAGCGTCTCGAACTTATGACTGCGACCACTGATGGGTTTGCCATAGCGGAGGCTGACATGCAGATGCGCGGTCCAGGCGACATAGAGGGCACCATGCAGAGCGGCATACCTTTCGATCTTCACATAGCAAATCTTTCGACTGACGGTCAGGTTGTACAGATGGCTCGCGATGCGGTGTGTGACATACTTGATGCCGATCCTGAACTTGCCTCGCCTGCCGGTGCGATGCTTGCGCGTCAGCTTGCACGCCTCGGTTCACGCATTCGTGACTGGTCCAAGATTTCATAA
- a CDS encoding amidophosphoribosyltransferase has protein sequence MGGFFGAISREPCVNDLFYGTDYHSHLGTKRAGMVTFDPEKGFNRTIHSLERDYFRSKFEDELDHFVGNQGLGVISDTDPQPIIVNSHLGRYAVVTVAKINNLREIASELLEQRMHLSELSANNINQTEVVALLINMGETFVDGINLVYRKIKGSCSMLILTEDGIIAARDYLGRTPIVIGHKEGAYAVASETSAFPNLDYERLRDVGPGEIVRLRAESIEVLQKPASRCQICSFLWVYYGFPGSDYEGINVEDVREEAGRQMGHEDPTEADCVCGIPDSGVGHALGYAEGRGIPYRRAVLKYTPTWPRSFTPGNQSRRSLVAKMKLIPNRAILHDKSVVFCDDSIVRGTQLRDNVRTFYECGAREVHARISCPPLVYGCPFIGFTSSKSDMELITRQIINDFEGDPDKNLKAYATTGTPEYNRLVAEIARRLELSTLQFSKIEALIDSIGMPKESVCTHCFDGSSYHPDEAYRQDHE, from the coding sequence ATGGGAGGCTTTTTCGGCGCGATTTCGCGTGAGCCATGTGTCAATGACTTGTTCTACGGCACCGATTATCATTCTCACCTTGGCACAAAGCGTGCCGGAATGGTTACATTTGACCCTGAGAAGGGATTTAACCGTACTATCCACAGTCTCGAACGAGACTATTTCCGCTCTAAATTTGAGGACGAGCTCGACCATTTTGTAGGCAATCAAGGGCTCGGGGTAATAAGCGACACCGATCCGCAGCCGATTATAGTGAACTCCCATCTGGGACGTTACGCAGTGGTCACGGTCGCAAAAATCAACAATCTTCGTGAGATAGCTTCCGAGCTCCTTGAGCAGCGTATGCATCTGAGCGAGCTGTCAGCCAATAATATAAATCAGACCGAGGTTGTGGCATTGCTGATTAATATGGGCGAGACCTTTGTCGATGGCATCAACCTTGTGTATCGTAAGATAAAGGGTTCCTGCTCTATGCTTATTCTCACGGAGGACGGTATTATCGCAGCTCGCGACTATCTCGGCCGCACACCTATAGTGATAGGTCACAAGGAGGGGGCATATGCGGTGGCAAGCGAGACTTCGGCTTTCCCGAATCTTGATTACGAGCGTCTTCGTGATGTGGGTCCAGGTGAGATAGTGCGTCTGCGCGCCGAAAGCATAGAAGTGCTCCAGAAGCCTGCATCCCGTTGTCAGATATGTTCTTTCCTTTGGGTCTATTATGGGTTCCCCGGCAGTGACTATGAGGGTATCAATGTAGAGGATGTACGAGAGGAAGCCGGCAGACAGATGGGGCATGAGGACCCTACCGAGGCTGATTGTGTGTGCGGAATTCCGGATTCAGGTGTAGGTCACGCTCTCGGATATGCCGAGGGGAGAGGTATCCCTTATCGCCGCGCCGTGCTCAAGTACACTCCCACATGGCCACGCAGCTTCACTCCTGGCAACCAGTCGCGTCGCTCTCTTGTGGCTAAAATGAAGCTAATCCCCAACCGTGCCATACTTCATGACAAGAGTGTTGTGTTCTGTGACGACTCTATTGTCCGTGGTACTCAGCTTCGTGACAATGTGCGCACATTCTATGAATGTGGAGCACGTGAAGTGCACGCCCGCATATCCTGCCCGCCGCTTGTGTACGGATGTCCTTTCATCGGATTCACATCCTCAAAGAGCGATATGGAACTTATCACACGCCAGATCATCAATGATTTCGAGGGCGATCCCGATAAGAATCTTAAGGCATATGCCACTACTGGCACTCCTGAATATAACCGTCTTGTAGCTGAGATTGCTCGTCGATTGGAGCTTTCCACCCTCCAGTTCTCCAAGATAGAGGCTCTTATCGACAGTATCGGTATGCCAAAGGAGTCGGTCTGCACCCATTGTTTCGATGGTTCGAGCTATCATCCCGATGAGGCTTACCGTCAGGACCACGAGTAG